DNA sequence from the bacterium genome:
TGTCGGCGGCGGCGTGCGTCGCGGCGCTCGGCGGGCGATTCGCCGGGGGGTGGTGGACCCTGGCCATCTCGGTCGGCATGGCGGCGGCGGTCTTTTCCACCCAGCCCATCACCAACAGCATCGTCGGACGGCTCATGCCCGCCCGCCACCGCGGGAAGGGCTACGGCCTGGCCAGCGCCGTCAACTTCGGCTTCGGCTCCCTGGCCGGGTCCGTCGGGGGCTGGGTATCGGAGAAGACCGGCCTGGAAAACGTGTTCCTCCTCTTGGCCGCGACCTCGCTCCTGGCGGCGGTGGCGATGCTCCTCTTGCGGAAGGCCGGCGGCGACGAGGTCGCCCGGCCCCGCGGGGCCTGAGTAAGAGTAGCGGCCCTCAGAGGGGCCGCCCTACGTCATCGCAATCGCGGGGCGAGGGCCGTTGCATGTCCCCTCTCCCTTCTAGGGAGAGGCGCGCCTACGGGTTAGGGTGAGGGTCGAGGCTGGGAGCGTAAAGCGGCCCCCCTCTCCCCGTGGGAGAGGGGATGGGGGTGAGGGCTGGGGAGGGGGGTGTAGCGGCCCCCTCCCCCCTTTGGGGGGAGGGCCGGGGTGAGGGGTTCCGTATACCCCCTCTCCCTTCCAGGAAGCGGCGCGCCGACGGGTTAGGGTGAGGGTCGAATGTAAGAGCGGCGGCCCGCAGAGGGGCCGCCCTACGTCATCGCATTTT
Encoded proteins:
- a CDS encoding MFS transporter → AVAAAALLGFSYQGMVVFMPLFFGENLHLPGMSGEVLGNLAAGVMLLGGVFGQFSGGVLAERKKPLRSATWLSAAACVAALGGRFAGGWWTLAISVGMAAAVFSTQPITNSIVGRLMPARHRGKGYGLASAVNFGFGSLAGSVGGWVSEKTGLENVFLLLAATSLLAAVAMLLLRKAGGDEVARPRGA